From one Cardiocondyla obscurior isolate alpha-2009 linkage group LG06, Cobs3.1, whole genome shotgun sequence genomic stretch:
- the Wnd gene encoding mitogen-activated protein kinase kinase kinase 12 isoform X1, whose amino-acid sequence MRKESVYLVYAKMSNVKHVDYLGGERFANNLPRMRTPAETETLAQPEMYNLETEETGTSTDVSGVVLSSPHPEAHIFTNSMLCIQEELAQLSEIAGSPERLITELREVQLPNSNHLNSASNSSDAATKCASGSESIDSQRSSWVEGILGCMRPVWTMLSKAAINEKIKGLSSKLSDDWEIPFEAISELQWLGSGAQGAVFSGKLNKEIVAVKKVKEPKETDIRHLRKLNHPNIVHFKGVCTKPPCYCIIMEFCPFGPLYDLLRAGEPVPPARLVSWSKQIAAGMAYLHAHKIIHRDLKSPNVLIGQGEVVKISDFGTSRQWNEISTKMTFAGTVAWMAPEVIRNEPCSEKVDIWSYGVVLWELLSGEIPYKDVDSSAVMWGVGSNSLHLPIPTSCPEGYGLLVKQCWSAKPRNRPSFKLIEMHLAIAAVDVLSTEPEDYFKAQQSWKKEIQEHMQHMPLFTNTDPRFEAELIRRRKDELRHAQDVREHYERKLERTNNLYLELNAILLQLELRERDVIKRRSFALHNRFALTGHTAQDCNRNRTFGNKCLVCLRREQQSTGYKQYKKRLVRPLLKAQERLYRRRNGTLQFSTSSTPTTPPSPTDSPQSPVKATMYTQLNESNQPETILAPSNSFKQRKYRHRRVGSGCGLSSSPRSSPHRERKSIEVPARFVDTHTQTDVMDLSETDYTPITNMALSLPEKSSLDLVRRHSLNKQMTECLNGNSILSDTHYPMQTSSCSSPEHLNENNANGNERLKDCSDDDNLETLGRKVSEIIIANRLIIDNGNGDDVIISHSRNKEESGKLSGHYVEQSDIKIRTSSDNTDDREDDACEESWSDEEGEDPSYTYNYSLRRRSIARRPIGPGCRLRRSKLTASGRIQGALASDEENTSEYSHPPSSQTSTLESNPDVQRVLRNIHHSQKRKEIDDVSDTSSQSETDEVSEITIASQPANGSMKMESRI is encoded by the exons tATGCTGTGCATCCAAGAGGAACTGGCTCAGCTGAGTGAGATCGCGGGAAGTCCTGAACGGCTAATCACCGAGCTGCGTGAGGTTCAGTTGCCGAATAGTAATCACCTGAATTCAGCGAGCAATTCCAGCGACGCCGCGACGAAATGCGCTTCTGGATCTGAAAGCATCGATTCTCAGCGATCAAGTTGGGTCGAAGGCATTTTAGGATGCATGCGTCCTGTTTGGACCATGTTGTCAAAGGCTGCTATCAACGAAAAAATCAAAGGACTATCAAGTAAGTTGT CTGACGATTGGGAAATACCCTTCGAAGCAATTAGCGAGCTGCAGTGGCTCGGATCTGGGGCTCAAGGTGCAGTATTTAGTgggaaattaaataaggaaATAGTAGCTGTGAAAAAAGTGAAGGAACCGAAAGAGACTGACATACGCCATTTGCGAAAACTCAATCATCCGAATATTGTGCACTTCAA GGGAGTGTGTACAAAACCTCCTTGCTATTGCATAATAATGGAGTTTTGTCCGTTTGGGCCATTATACGACCTTCTAAGAGCTGGAGAACCGGTTCCTCCTGCTAGATTGGTGTCATGGTCAAAACAGATCGCTGCGGGGATGGCGTATCTTCATgctcataaaattatacacaGAGATCTCAAAAGTCCAAA TGTTCTGATAGGACAAGGAGAGGTGGTAAAAATCAGCGATTTTGGCACGAGTAGACAGTGGAATGAGATTAGCACGAAAATGACTTTTGCTGGTACGGTGGCGTGGATGGCACCGGAGGTAATTAGAAACGAACCATGCTCGGAAAAGGTGGACATATGGTCGTACGGCGTCGTACTATGGGAATTACTGAGCGGTGAGATACCCTACAAAGACGTGGATTCATCTGCTGTTATGTGGGGAGTAGGCAGCAATTCTCTTCATTTACCAATTCCTACCAGTTGTCCGGAGGGATATGGACTACTTGTTAAACAGTGTTGGTCGGCCAAACCGCGCAACAGACCTTCcttcaaattaatcgaaatgcACCTCGCTATCGCGGCTGTTGATGTACTCTCTACGGAACCTGAAGATTATTTTAAGGCACAG CAATCTTGGAAGAAGGAAATACAGGAACACATGCAACACATGCCCCTATTTACTAATACCGATCCACGTTTTGAGGCTGAGTTAATCCGACGGAGGAAAGATGAATTACGACACGCTCAGGATGTTAGGGAACATTATGAACGTAAACTCGAACGCACGAACAATTTATACTTGGAACTGAACGCTATTCTACTACAATTAGAATTACGCGAACGTGATGTGATAAA acGACGCAGTTTCGCTTTGCATAACCGCTTTGCGCTTACGGGACACACAGCACAAGACTGCAACCGAAATCGCACATTTGGAAATAAATGTCTGGTTTGTCTCAGGAGAGAACAGCAATCAACAGGATACAAGCAGTACAAGAAACGTCTCGTCCGACCTTTATTGAAAGCTCAGGAGAGGTTGTACCGCAGACGAAATGGCACACTACAATTCTCTACTTCCTCGACGCCTACTACTCCTCCGTCACCTACAGATTCACCGCAGAGCCCCGTCAAAGCCACTATGTACACACAATTGAATGAGTCCAATCAGCCGGAAACTATCTTAGCACCAAGCAATAGCTTCAAACAGCGTAAATACAGGCATCGTAGAGTTGGTTCGGGTTGTGGTCTGAGTTCCAGTCCTAGATCGAGTCCTCATCGTGAAAGAAAG aGTATAGAGGTACCTGCAAGATTCGTTGACACTCACACACAAACGGACGTCATGGATCTCAGTGAGACGGATTATACCCCAATAACGAATATGGCACTTTCTTTACCAGAAAAATCTTCTTTGGATCTCGTCAGAAGACATTCATTGAATAAGCAGATGACGGAATGCTTAAACGGGAATTCAATTTTGTCGGATACGCACTATCCCATGCAAACAAGTTCGTGTTCTAGCCCTGAGCActtaaatgaaaataacgcCAATGGCAACGAACGTTTGAAGGATTGTAGCGATGACGACAATCTTGAAACTCTCGGTAGAAAAGTcagtgaaataattattgctaaCCGTCTTATCATTGATAATGGAAATGGCGATGATGTCATAATCTCTCATAg taGAAATAAAGAAGAGTCAGGCAAGTTATCTGGGCACTACGTGGAACAAtctgatattaaaatacgaaCTTCTTCGGACAATACGGATGATCGCGAAGATGATGCTTGTGAGGAAAGCTGGTCAGATGAAGAAGGAGAAGATCCAAGCTACACTTACAACTATTCCTTAAGACGAAGAAg tATCGCAAGGAGGCCAATCGGTCCCGGATGCAGATTACGAAGATCGAAACTAACAGCATCCGGGAGAATACAAGGGGCATTAGCTTCTGATGAAGAAAATACTTCTGAATATTCTCATCCTCCGTCCAGTCAGACTTCCACCTTAGAAAGTAATCCGGATGTTCAAAGAGTTCTTCGTAATATCCATCATTCCCAAAAA agaaaagaaatagacgACGTTTCTGATACATCGAGTCAATCGGAAACGGACGAAGTCAGTGAAATCACAATAGCATCTCAACCGGCGAACGGGTCTATGAAAATGGAAAGCCGAATATAG
- the Wnd gene encoding mitogen-activated protein kinase kinase kinase 13 isoform X5: MRKESVYLVYAKMSNVKHVDYLGGERFANNLPRMRTPAETETLAQPEMYNLETEETGTSTDVSGVVLSSPHPEAHIFTNSMLCIQEELAQLSEIAGSPERLITELREVQLPNSNHLNSASNSSDAATKCASGSESIDSQRSSWVEGILGCMRPVWTMLSKAAINEKIKGLSSKLSDDWEIPFEAISELQWLGSGAQGAVFSGKLNKEIVAVKKVKEPKETDIRHLRKLNHPNIVHFKGVCTKPPCYCIIMEFCPFGPLYDLLRAGEPVPPARLVSWSKQIAAGMAYLHAHKIIHRDLKSPNVLIGQGEVVKISDFGTSRQWNEISTKMTFAGTVAWMAPEVIRNEPCSEKVDIWSYGVVLWELLSGEIPYKDVDSSAVMWGVGSNSLHLPIPTSCPEGYGLLVKQCWSAKPRNRPSFKLIEMHLAIAAVDVLSTEPEDYFKAQQSWKKEIQEHMQHMPLFTNTDPRFEAELIRRRKDELRHAQDVREHYERKLERTNNLYLELNAILLQLELRERDVIKREQQSTGYKQYKKRLVRPLLKAQERLYRRRNGTLQFSTSSTPTTPPSPTDSPQSPVKATMYTQLNESNQPETILAPSNSFKQRKYRHRRVGSGCGLSSSPRSSPHRERKSIEVPARFVDTHTQTDVMDLSETDYTPITNMALSLPEKSSLDLVRRHSLNKQMTECLNGNSILSDTHYPMQTSSCSSPEHLNENNANGNERLKDCSDDDNLETLGRKVSEIIIANRLIIDNGNGDDVIISHSRNKEESGKLSGHYVEQSDIKIRTSSDNTDDREDDACEESWSDEEGEDPSYTYNYSLRRRSIARRPIGPGCRLRRSKLTASGRIQGALASDEENTSEYSHPPSSQTSTLESNPDVQRVLRNIHHSQKRKEIDDVSDTSSQSETDEVSEITIASQPANGSMKMESRI, translated from the exons tATGCTGTGCATCCAAGAGGAACTGGCTCAGCTGAGTGAGATCGCGGGAAGTCCTGAACGGCTAATCACCGAGCTGCGTGAGGTTCAGTTGCCGAATAGTAATCACCTGAATTCAGCGAGCAATTCCAGCGACGCCGCGACGAAATGCGCTTCTGGATCTGAAAGCATCGATTCTCAGCGATCAAGTTGGGTCGAAGGCATTTTAGGATGCATGCGTCCTGTTTGGACCATGTTGTCAAAGGCTGCTATCAACGAAAAAATCAAAGGACTATCAAGTAAGTTGT CTGACGATTGGGAAATACCCTTCGAAGCAATTAGCGAGCTGCAGTGGCTCGGATCTGGGGCTCAAGGTGCAGTATTTAGTgggaaattaaataaggaaATAGTAGCTGTGAAAAAAGTGAAGGAACCGAAAGAGACTGACATACGCCATTTGCGAAAACTCAATCATCCGAATATTGTGCACTTCAA GGGAGTGTGTACAAAACCTCCTTGCTATTGCATAATAATGGAGTTTTGTCCGTTTGGGCCATTATACGACCTTCTAAGAGCTGGAGAACCGGTTCCTCCTGCTAGATTGGTGTCATGGTCAAAACAGATCGCTGCGGGGATGGCGTATCTTCATgctcataaaattatacacaGAGATCTCAAAAGTCCAAA TGTTCTGATAGGACAAGGAGAGGTGGTAAAAATCAGCGATTTTGGCACGAGTAGACAGTGGAATGAGATTAGCACGAAAATGACTTTTGCTGGTACGGTGGCGTGGATGGCACCGGAGGTAATTAGAAACGAACCATGCTCGGAAAAGGTGGACATATGGTCGTACGGCGTCGTACTATGGGAATTACTGAGCGGTGAGATACCCTACAAAGACGTGGATTCATCTGCTGTTATGTGGGGAGTAGGCAGCAATTCTCTTCATTTACCAATTCCTACCAGTTGTCCGGAGGGATATGGACTACTTGTTAAACAGTGTTGGTCGGCCAAACCGCGCAACAGACCTTCcttcaaattaatcgaaatgcACCTCGCTATCGCGGCTGTTGATGTACTCTCTACGGAACCTGAAGATTATTTTAAGGCACAG CAATCTTGGAAGAAGGAAATACAGGAACACATGCAACACATGCCCCTATTTACTAATACCGATCCACGTTTTGAGGCTGAGTTAATCCGACGGAGGAAAGATGAATTACGACACGCTCAGGATGTTAGGGAACATTATGAACGTAAACTCGAACGCACGAACAATTTATACTTGGAACTGAACGCTATTCTACTACAATTAGAATTACGCGAACGTGATGTGATAAA GAGAGAACAGCAATCAACAGGATACAAGCAGTACAAGAAACGTCTCGTCCGACCTTTATTGAAAGCTCAGGAGAGGTTGTACCGCAGACGAAATGGCACACTACAATTCTCTACTTCCTCGACGCCTACTACTCCTCCGTCACCTACAGATTCACCGCAGAGCCCCGTCAAAGCCACTATGTACACACAATTGAATGAGTCCAATCAGCCGGAAACTATCTTAGCACCAAGCAATAGCTTCAAACAGCGTAAATACAGGCATCGTAGAGTTGGTTCGGGTTGTGGTCTGAGTTCCAGTCCTAGATCGAGTCCTCATCGTGAAAGAAAG aGTATAGAGGTACCTGCAAGATTCGTTGACACTCACACACAAACGGACGTCATGGATCTCAGTGAGACGGATTATACCCCAATAACGAATATGGCACTTTCTTTACCAGAAAAATCTTCTTTGGATCTCGTCAGAAGACATTCATTGAATAAGCAGATGACGGAATGCTTAAACGGGAATTCAATTTTGTCGGATACGCACTATCCCATGCAAACAAGTTCGTGTTCTAGCCCTGAGCActtaaatgaaaataacgcCAATGGCAACGAACGTTTGAAGGATTGTAGCGATGACGACAATCTTGAAACTCTCGGTAGAAAAGTcagtgaaataattattgctaaCCGTCTTATCATTGATAATGGAAATGGCGATGATGTCATAATCTCTCATAg taGAAATAAAGAAGAGTCAGGCAAGTTATCTGGGCACTACGTGGAACAAtctgatattaaaatacgaaCTTCTTCGGACAATACGGATGATCGCGAAGATGATGCTTGTGAGGAAAGCTGGTCAGATGAAGAAGGAGAAGATCCAAGCTACACTTACAACTATTCCTTAAGACGAAGAAg tATCGCAAGGAGGCCAATCGGTCCCGGATGCAGATTACGAAGATCGAAACTAACAGCATCCGGGAGAATACAAGGGGCATTAGCTTCTGATGAAGAAAATACTTCTGAATATTCTCATCCTCCGTCCAGTCAGACTTCCACCTTAGAAAGTAATCCGGATGTTCAAAGAGTTCTTCGTAATATCCATCATTCCCAAAAA agaaaagaaatagacgACGTTTCTGATACATCGAGTCAATCGGAAACGGACGAAGTCAGTGAAATCACAATAGCATCTCAACCGGCGAACGGGTCTATGAAAATGGAAAGCCGAATATAG
- the Wnd gene encoding mitogen-activated protein kinase kinase kinase 12 isoform X4: protein MRTPAETETLAQPEMYNLETEETGTSTDVSGVVLSSPHPEAHIFTNSMLCIQEELAQLSEIAGSPERLITELREVQLPNSNHLNSASNSSDAATKCASGSESIDSQRSSWVEGILGCMRPVWTMLSKAAINEKIKGLSSKLSDDWEIPFEAISELQWLGSGAQGAVFSGKLNKEIVAVKKVKEPKETDIRHLRKLNHPNIVHFKGVCTKPPCYCIIMEFCPFGPLYDLLRAGEPVPPARLVSWSKQIAAGMAYLHAHKIIHRDLKSPNVLIGQGEVVKISDFGTSRQWNEISTKMTFAGTVAWMAPEVIRNEPCSEKVDIWSYGVVLWELLSGEIPYKDVDSSAVMWGVGSNSLHLPIPTSCPEGYGLLVKQCWSAKPRNRPSFKLIEMHLAIAAVDVLSTEPEDYFKAQQSWKKEIQEHMQHMPLFTNTDPRFEAELIRRRKDELRHAQDVREHYERKLERTNNLYLELNAILLQLELRERDVIKRRSFALHNRFALTGHTAQDCNRNRTFGNKCLVCLRREQQSTGYKQYKKRLVRPLLKAQERLYRRRNGTLQFSTSSTPTTPPSPTDSPQSPVKATMYTQLNESNQPETILAPSNSFKQRKYRHRRVGSGCGLSSSPRSSPHRERKSIEVPARFVDTHTQTDVMDLSETDYTPITNMALSLPEKSSLDLVRRHSLNKQMTECLNGNSILSDTHYPMQTSSCSSPEHLNENNANGNERLKDCSDDDNLETLGRKVSEIIIANRLIIDNGNGDDVIISHSRNKEESGKLSGHYVEQSDIKIRTSSDNTDDREDDACEESWSDEEGEDPSYTYNYSLRRRSIARRPIGPGCRLRRSKLTASGRIQGALASDEENTSEYSHPPSSQTSTLESNPDVQRVLRNIHHSQKRKEIDDVSDTSSQSETDEVSEITIASQPANGSMKMESRI from the exons tATGCTGTGCATCCAAGAGGAACTGGCTCAGCTGAGTGAGATCGCGGGAAGTCCTGAACGGCTAATCACCGAGCTGCGTGAGGTTCAGTTGCCGAATAGTAATCACCTGAATTCAGCGAGCAATTCCAGCGACGCCGCGACGAAATGCGCTTCTGGATCTGAAAGCATCGATTCTCAGCGATCAAGTTGGGTCGAAGGCATTTTAGGATGCATGCGTCCTGTTTGGACCATGTTGTCAAAGGCTGCTATCAACGAAAAAATCAAAGGACTATCAAGTAAGTTGT CTGACGATTGGGAAATACCCTTCGAAGCAATTAGCGAGCTGCAGTGGCTCGGATCTGGGGCTCAAGGTGCAGTATTTAGTgggaaattaaataaggaaATAGTAGCTGTGAAAAAAGTGAAGGAACCGAAAGAGACTGACATACGCCATTTGCGAAAACTCAATCATCCGAATATTGTGCACTTCAA GGGAGTGTGTACAAAACCTCCTTGCTATTGCATAATAATGGAGTTTTGTCCGTTTGGGCCATTATACGACCTTCTAAGAGCTGGAGAACCGGTTCCTCCTGCTAGATTGGTGTCATGGTCAAAACAGATCGCTGCGGGGATGGCGTATCTTCATgctcataaaattatacacaGAGATCTCAAAAGTCCAAA TGTTCTGATAGGACAAGGAGAGGTGGTAAAAATCAGCGATTTTGGCACGAGTAGACAGTGGAATGAGATTAGCACGAAAATGACTTTTGCTGGTACGGTGGCGTGGATGGCACCGGAGGTAATTAGAAACGAACCATGCTCGGAAAAGGTGGACATATGGTCGTACGGCGTCGTACTATGGGAATTACTGAGCGGTGAGATACCCTACAAAGACGTGGATTCATCTGCTGTTATGTGGGGAGTAGGCAGCAATTCTCTTCATTTACCAATTCCTACCAGTTGTCCGGAGGGATATGGACTACTTGTTAAACAGTGTTGGTCGGCCAAACCGCGCAACAGACCTTCcttcaaattaatcgaaatgcACCTCGCTATCGCGGCTGTTGATGTACTCTCTACGGAACCTGAAGATTATTTTAAGGCACAG CAATCTTGGAAGAAGGAAATACAGGAACACATGCAACACATGCCCCTATTTACTAATACCGATCCACGTTTTGAGGCTGAGTTAATCCGACGGAGGAAAGATGAATTACGACACGCTCAGGATGTTAGGGAACATTATGAACGTAAACTCGAACGCACGAACAATTTATACTTGGAACTGAACGCTATTCTACTACAATTAGAATTACGCGAACGTGATGTGATAAA acGACGCAGTTTCGCTTTGCATAACCGCTTTGCGCTTACGGGACACACAGCACAAGACTGCAACCGAAATCGCACATTTGGAAATAAATGTCTGGTTTGTCTCAGGAGAGAACAGCAATCAACAGGATACAAGCAGTACAAGAAACGTCTCGTCCGACCTTTATTGAAAGCTCAGGAGAGGTTGTACCGCAGACGAAATGGCACACTACAATTCTCTACTTCCTCGACGCCTACTACTCCTCCGTCACCTACAGATTCACCGCAGAGCCCCGTCAAAGCCACTATGTACACACAATTGAATGAGTCCAATCAGCCGGAAACTATCTTAGCACCAAGCAATAGCTTCAAACAGCGTAAATACAGGCATCGTAGAGTTGGTTCGGGTTGTGGTCTGAGTTCCAGTCCTAGATCGAGTCCTCATCGTGAAAGAAAG aGTATAGAGGTACCTGCAAGATTCGTTGACACTCACACACAAACGGACGTCATGGATCTCAGTGAGACGGATTATACCCCAATAACGAATATGGCACTTTCTTTACCAGAAAAATCTTCTTTGGATCTCGTCAGAAGACATTCATTGAATAAGCAGATGACGGAATGCTTAAACGGGAATTCAATTTTGTCGGATACGCACTATCCCATGCAAACAAGTTCGTGTTCTAGCCCTGAGCActtaaatgaaaataacgcCAATGGCAACGAACGTTTGAAGGATTGTAGCGATGACGACAATCTTGAAACTCTCGGTAGAAAAGTcagtgaaataattattgctaaCCGTCTTATCATTGATAATGGAAATGGCGATGATGTCATAATCTCTCATAg taGAAATAAAGAAGAGTCAGGCAAGTTATCTGGGCACTACGTGGAACAAtctgatattaaaatacgaaCTTCTTCGGACAATACGGATGATCGCGAAGATGATGCTTGTGAGGAAAGCTGGTCAGATGAAGAAGGAGAAGATCCAAGCTACACTTACAACTATTCCTTAAGACGAAGAAg tATCGCAAGGAGGCCAATCGGTCCCGGATGCAGATTACGAAGATCGAAACTAACAGCATCCGGGAGAATACAAGGGGCATTAGCTTCTGATGAAGAAAATACTTCTGAATATTCTCATCCTCCGTCCAGTCAGACTTCCACCTTAGAAAGTAATCCGGATGTTCAAAGAGTTCTTCGTAATATCCATCATTCCCAAAAA agaaaagaaatagacgACGTTTCTGATACATCGAGTCAATCGGAAACGGACGAAGTCAGTGAAATCACAATAGCATCTCAACCGGCGAACGGGTCTATGAAAATGGAAAGCCGAATATAG
- the Wnd gene encoding mitogen-activated protein kinase kinase kinase 12 isoform X2 has product MRKESVYLVYAKMSNVKHVDYLGGERFANNLPRMRTPAETETLAQPEMYNLETEETGTSTDVSGVVLSSPHPEAHIFTNSMLCIQEELAQLSEIAGSPERLITELREVQLPNSNHLNSASNSSDAATKCASGSESIDSQRSSWVEGILGCMRPVWTMLSKAAINEKIKGLSSKLSDDWEIPFEAISELQWLGSGAQGAVFSGKLNKEIVAVKKVKEPKETDIRHLRKLNHPNIVHFKGVCTKPPCYCIIMEFCPFGPLYDLLRAGEPVPPARLVSWSKQIAAGMAYLHAHKIIHRDLKSPNVLIGQGEVVKISDFGTSRQWNEISTKMTFAGTVAWMAPEVIRNEPCSEKVDIWSYGVVLWELLSGEIPYKDVDSSAVMWGVGSNSLHLPIPTSCPEGYGLLVKQCWSAKPRNRPSFKLIEMHLAIAAVDVLSTEPEDYFKAQQSWKKEIQEHMQHMPLFTNTDPRFEAELIRRRKDELRHAQDVREHYERKLERTNNLYLELNAILLQLELRERDVIKRRSFALHNRFALTGHTAQDCNRNRTFGNKCLVCLRREQQSTGYKQYKKRLVRPLLKAQERLYRRRNGTLQFSTSSTPTTPPSPTDSPQSPVKATMYTQLNESNQPETILAPSNSFKQRKYRHRRVGSGCGLSSSPRSSPHRERKSIEVPARFVDTHTQTDVMDLSETDYTPITNMALSLPEKSSLDLVRRHSLNKQMTECLNGNSILSDTHYPMQTSSCSSPEHLNENNANGNERLKDCSDDDNLETLGRKVSEIIIANRLIIDNGNGDDVIISHRNKEESGKLSGHYVEQSDIKIRTSSDNTDDREDDACEESWSDEEGEDPSYTYNYSLRRRSIARRPIGPGCRLRRSKLTASGRIQGALASDEENTSEYSHPPSSQTSTLESNPDVQRVLRNIHHSQKRKEIDDVSDTSSQSETDEVSEITIASQPANGSMKMESRI; this is encoded by the exons tATGCTGTGCATCCAAGAGGAACTGGCTCAGCTGAGTGAGATCGCGGGAAGTCCTGAACGGCTAATCACCGAGCTGCGTGAGGTTCAGTTGCCGAATAGTAATCACCTGAATTCAGCGAGCAATTCCAGCGACGCCGCGACGAAATGCGCTTCTGGATCTGAAAGCATCGATTCTCAGCGATCAAGTTGGGTCGAAGGCATTTTAGGATGCATGCGTCCTGTTTGGACCATGTTGTCAAAGGCTGCTATCAACGAAAAAATCAAAGGACTATCAAGTAAGTTGT CTGACGATTGGGAAATACCCTTCGAAGCAATTAGCGAGCTGCAGTGGCTCGGATCTGGGGCTCAAGGTGCAGTATTTAGTgggaaattaaataaggaaATAGTAGCTGTGAAAAAAGTGAAGGAACCGAAAGAGACTGACATACGCCATTTGCGAAAACTCAATCATCCGAATATTGTGCACTTCAA GGGAGTGTGTACAAAACCTCCTTGCTATTGCATAATAATGGAGTTTTGTCCGTTTGGGCCATTATACGACCTTCTAAGAGCTGGAGAACCGGTTCCTCCTGCTAGATTGGTGTCATGGTCAAAACAGATCGCTGCGGGGATGGCGTATCTTCATgctcataaaattatacacaGAGATCTCAAAAGTCCAAA TGTTCTGATAGGACAAGGAGAGGTGGTAAAAATCAGCGATTTTGGCACGAGTAGACAGTGGAATGAGATTAGCACGAAAATGACTTTTGCTGGTACGGTGGCGTGGATGGCACCGGAGGTAATTAGAAACGAACCATGCTCGGAAAAGGTGGACATATGGTCGTACGGCGTCGTACTATGGGAATTACTGAGCGGTGAGATACCCTACAAAGACGTGGATTCATCTGCTGTTATGTGGGGAGTAGGCAGCAATTCTCTTCATTTACCAATTCCTACCAGTTGTCCGGAGGGATATGGACTACTTGTTAAACAGTGTTGGTCGGCCAAACCGCGCAACAGACCTTCcttcaaattaatcgaaatgcACCTCGCTATCGCGGCTGTTGATGTACTCTCTACGGAACCTGAAGATTATTTTAAGGCACAG CAATCTTGGAAGAAGGAAATACAGGAACACATGCAACACATGCCCCTATTTACTAATACCGATCCACGTTTTGAGGCTGAGTTAATCCGACGGAGGAAAGATGAATTACGACACGCTCAGGATGTTAGGGAACATTATGAACGTAAACTCGAACGCACGAACAATTTATACTTGGAACTGAACGCTATTCTACTACAATTAGAATTACGCGAACGTGATGTGATAAA acGACGCAGTTTCGCTTTGCATAACCGCTTTGCGCTTACGGGACACACAGCACAAGACTGCAACCGAAATCGCACATTTGGAAATAAATGTCTGGTTTGTCTCAGGAGAGAACAGCAATCAACAGGATACAAGCAGTACAAGAAACGTCTCGTCCGACCTTTATTGAAAGCTCAGGAGAGGTTGTACCGCAGACGAAATGGCACACTACAATTCTCTACTTCCTCGACGCCTACTACTCCTCCGTCACCTACAGATTCACCGCAGAGCCCCGTCAAAGCCACTATGTACACACAATTGAATGAGTCCAATCAGCCGGAAACTATCTTAGCACCAAGCAATAGCTTCAAACAGCGTAAATACAGGCATCGTAGAGTTGGTTCGGGTTGTGGTCTGAGTTCCAGTCCTAGATCGAGTCCTCATCGTGAAAGAAAG aGTATAGAGGTACCTGCAAGATTCGTTGACACTCACACACAAACGGACGTCATGGATCTCAGTGAGACGGATTATACCCCAATAACGAATATGGCACTTTCTTTACCAGAAAAATCTTCTTTGGATCTCGTCAGAAGACATTCATTGAATAAGCAGATGACGGAATGCTTAAACGGGAATTCAATTTTGTCGGATACGCACTATCCCATGCAAACAAGTTCGTGTTCTAGCCCTGAGCActtaaatgaaaataacgcCAATGGCAACGAACGTTTGAAGGATTGTAGCGATGACGACAATCTTGAAACTCTCGGTAGAAAAGTcagtgaaataattattgctaaCCGTCTTATCATTGATAATGGAAATGGCGATGATGTCATAATCTCTCATAg AAATAAAGAAGAGTCAGGCAAGTTATCTGGGCACTACGTGGAACAAtctgatattaaaatacgaaCTTCTTCGGACAATACGGATGATCGCGAAGATGATGCTTGTGAGGAAAGCTGGTCAGATGAAGAAGGAGAAGATCCAAGCTACACTTACAACTATTCCTTAAGACGAAGAAg tATCGCAAGGAGGCCAATCGGTCCCGGATGCAGATTACGAAGATCGAAACTAACAGCATCCGGGAGAATACAAGGGGCATTAGCTTCTGATGAAGAAAATACTTCTGAATATTCTCATCCTCCGTCCAGTCAGACTTCCACCTTAGAAAGTAATCCGGATGTTCAAAGAGTTCTTCGTAATATCCATCATTCCCAAAAA agaaaagaaatagacgACGTTTCTGATACATCGAGTCAATCGGAAACGGACGAAGTCAGTGAAATCACAATAGCATCTCAACCGGCGAACGGGTCTATGAAAATGGAAAGCCGAATATAG